The following coding sequences lie in one Phragmites australis chromosome 8, lpPhrAust1.1, whole genome shotgun sequence genomic window:
- the LOC133926454 gene encoding transmembrane emp24 domain-containing protein p24delta3-like, protein MAASILPAVLLTVLLLTEAEAVWLDLPPSGTKCVSEEIQPNVVVLADYALMYESHPTAHPTVAVKVTSPYGNTVHHNENATTGQFAFTTSEAGNYLACFWIDSAEKGSGTSLSLDWKIGIATKDWDAVAKKEKIEGVELELRKLEAAVGSIHHNLLYLKAREAEMRTVSEKTNSRVAWFSILSLGVCIAVSVLQLWHLQGFFRKKKLI, encoded by the exons ATGGCGGCGTCGATCTTGCCGGCGGTTCTGCTGACGGTGCTGCTGCTGACGGAGGCGGAGGCCGTGTGGCTCGACCTGCCGCCGTCGGGGACCAAGTGCGTCTCCGAGGAGATCCAGCCCAACGTCGTGGTGCTCGCGGACTACGCACTCATGTACGAGTCCCACCCCACCGCGCACCCCACCGTCGCCGTCAAG GTCACCTCACCATATGGTAATACCGTTCATCACAATGAAAATGCCACGACGGGTCAGTTTGCATTCACTACCTCAGAAGCTGGAAACTATCTTGCATGCTTCTGGATAGACAGTGCGGAGAAAGGATCAGGAACATCTCTAAGTCTTGATTGGAAGATAGGGATTGCAACAAAGGACTGGGATGCCGTAGCCAAGAAGGAAAAAATTGAG GGTGTTGAACTAGAGCTTAGGAAGCTTGAAGCTGCAGTGGGATCCATCCATCATAACTTGTTGTATCTAAAAGCAAG GGAGGCGGAGATGCGGACGGTGAGCGAGAAAACAAATTCTAGGGTTGCCTGGTTCAGCATCTTGTCACTGGGAGTCTGCATTGCGGTCTCTGTGCTGCAGTTGTGGCATCTTCAAGGGTTCTTCCGGAAGAAGAAGCTTATTTAA